A stretch of Haloprofundus halophilus DNA encodes these proteins:
- a CDS encoding DNA-binding protein, giving the protein MVIPVSDPTVVREALDAAVDAFNEEGHGIPIREPDIDTNADWKTQLTKGCRLLAAVEELEGIGYYTATVELCFGIIERSLEAFVIVEGGDTLRDFQTDSHDRCYDRAAQFGLFTRELTRELKDLYGDNRTDSYYGGRHPTKRQAETVHRLSREIHRHVTNQIREGGVCNCEQ; this is encoded by the coding sequence ATGGTGATTCCGGTGAGTGACCCAACTGTCGTCAGGGAGGCACTTGATGCGGCTGTTGATGCCTTCAACGAGGAGGGGCACGGCATTCCGATTCGAGAACCAGATATCGACACGAACGCGGACTGGAAGACCCAACTTACCAAGGGGTGTCGGCTCCTCGCCGCTGTCGAGGAACTCGAGGGCATTGGTTACTACACTGCGACTGTCGAGTTGTGCTTCGGCATCATCGAGCGGTCGCTGGAAGCGTTTGTTATCGTGGAGGGAGGCGATACGTTGCGAGACTTCCAGACAGATTCACACGACCGTTGTTACGACCGGGCGGCGCAGTTCGGCCTCTTCACACGAGAATTGACGCGTGAACTCAAAGATCTGTACGGTGACAATCGGACGGACAGCTACTACGGTGGTCGCCATCCAACGAAGCGCCAGGCTGAAACGGTGCATCGGTTGTCGCGCGAAATCCACCGACACGTCACCAACCAGATTCGTGAAGGCGGCGTCTGTAATTGCGAGCAGTGA
- a CDS encoding nucleotidyltransferase domain-containing protein, with translation MITKSNSNSNDGTQILLDIPLQDSQLFKGKATDDILLFLTRHHDESFSITEIAKAVNYSRPTITKTVDRLSNNDLVVEERNGSRRLVQINRARLTIPDNAFLEIPQVEFHAPVKAATEALTGELDGVLAVVLYGSVARGEADRRSDIDLWVLVREDRMKNQRRANHVRKSLEEDTFDGNRYAFEIDVEGLQAVPNYVDDLQDILRNGIVVHQTDEFDTVCNMVLHGDSGE, from the coding sequence ATGATAACGAAGTCGAACAGTAACTCGAATGATGGTACCCAGATATTGCTCGATATACCCCTTCAAGACAGCCAATTATTCAAGGGTAAAGCCACAGACGACATCCTTCTCTTTTTAACTCGACATCACGACGAGTCGTTCTCAATAACCGAGATCGCTAAGGCAGTTAACTACTCGCGACCGACGATTACCAAAACAGTCGATCGCCTCTCTAACAACGACCTCGTTGTTGAGGAACGCAACGGGTCGCGTCGACTCGTACAAATCAACCGCGCCCGGTTAACTATCCCAGACAACGCCTTTCTCGAAATCCCACAGGTGGAATTTCACGCTCCAGTAAAGGCAGCGACAGAGGCACTGACGGGAGAACTTGATGGCGTCCTTGCTGTTGTTCTTTACGGAAGCGTCGCTCGTGGCGAGGCTGATCGCCGCAGCGACATTGACCTCTGGGTGTTGGTGCGAGAGGACAGAATGAAAAATCAGCGACGGGCGAACCACGTCAGGAAATCACTCGAAGAGGACACGTTCGATGGCAACCGGTATGCCTTCGAGATTGATGTCGAGGGTCTGCAAGCCGTTCCGAACTACGTAGACGACCTGCAAGATATTCTACGCAACGGAATTGTTGTCCACCAAACAGACGAGTTCGACACTGTCTGCAACATGGTTCTGCATGGTGATTCCGGTGAGTGA
- a CDS encoding Cdc6/Cdc18 family protein, producing MEDKVDYFGAENPIFADKELLQISHLPRDDARIIGRDDQLQNLGSALRPALTGNTPNNVFIYGKTGTGKSLCSKFITQRVIDRADQNDVNVGFAYVDCLQDPTETQAVQTAAEQLNNSKVTGMTIPETGLATSVFYKRLWKAIDAQYDVAIIILDEVDKLGDDNILMQLSRANESGKLSNAKLATIGISNKIRYKEELTERVKSSLCERDYVFPPYDATQLREILVSRSDAFADGVLDDSVIPRVSALAAREHGDARKAIDILRFAGEIAEDEGDETVRERHVEQAQRREEQNRLSELIAESPVHARYILLALAFRVQQDPDPDAMIPNNDVFGTYRHICEQEGSDPLKERRLRDILSELEFLSIIEQERRGRGRGKGIWNVNRLVDDPELVIEACRIAKDE from the coding sequence ATGGAGGACAAAGTAGATTATTTTGGCGCTGAGAATCCGATTTTCGCCGACAAGGAACTCCTCCAAATCTCCCATCTCCCGCGCGACGATGCGCGTATTATAGGCCGCGACGATCAACTCCAGAATCTCGGATCTGCGCTTCGTCCTGCGCTCACCGGGAACACACCGAATAATGTGTTCATCTATGGCAAAACGGGCACTGGCAAATCATTGTGCTCGAAGTTCATCACGCAGCGGGTTATCGACCGCGCAGACCAGAACGACGTAAACGTTGGATTCGCTTACGTTGACTGTCTTCAGGACCCGACCGAGACGCAAGCCGTACAGACGGCCGCCGAACAACTGAACAACTCCAAGGTGACTGGGATGACAATACCCGAAACGGGTCTCGCTACTTCGGTGTTCTATAAACGTCTCTGGAAGGCAATCGATGCCCAGTACGACGTTGCCATCATAATCCTCGACGAGGTAGACAAGTTGGGCGACGACAACATCCTAATGCAACTTTCGCGAGCCAACGAGTCAGGGAAGCTCTCGAATGCCAAACTCGCCACCATTGGCATCTCGAACAAAATCCGGTATAAGGAAGAACTAACCGAGCGGGTCAAATCAAGCCTGTGTGAGCGCGACTACGTGTTTCCACCGTACGACGCGACTCAACTCCGTGAAATTCTTGTCTCGCGGTCGGATGCATTCGCTGATGGCGTGCTCGACGACTCGGTAATCCCACGCGTCTCTGCCCTCGCCGCGAGAGAACATGGGGATGCTCGGAAAGCCATTGATATTCTGCGTTTTGCTGGCGAAATCGCTGAGGATGAAGGCGATGAAACGGTTCGTGAAAGACACGTTGAGCAAGCCCAACGCCGCGAAGAACAGAACCGTCTGTCGGAACTCATTGCCGAGTCACCTGTTCACGCGCGGTACATTCTCCTCGCATTAGCGTTCCGCGTACAACAGGATCCCGACCCTGATGCGATGATTCCGAATAACGACGTCTTCGGGACGTATCGCCACATCTGCGAGCAGGAGGGTAGCGATCCACTCAAGGAGCGCCGGCTTCGAGATATCCTTTCTGAGCTCGAATTTCTGTCCATCATCGAGCAGGAACGTCGCGGACGCGGGCGCGGAAAAGGTATCTGGAATGTAAACCGTCTCGTTGACGACCCTGAACTCGTAATTGAGGCGTGCCGGATTGCGAAAGACGAGTAG
- a CDS encoding DNA-binding protein, which translates to MSSKHVTSNVVSVDEQAFEQSDGRAVDEDGFEVVDETPEFQPTVQMEIQAKVDANHPNGMVDTSEERIYGVTLEQEERIRAREAELERISARATFGTQEGREMRTRDVVAQQSAARRVEFQRRAASVNPVFDPDCPDPRVELSREQLAAVNTQAMRLSQKLNGWSQAAVSRRLAEVVLDGKDMMSAVVSVFEELQTAPGQVVPIGRLEDVNRREVSIEGRVETLWTPSHSAISQVGLIADDSGRTRVTIWEKSDAPWIEEGEKVRIHGAARNWYEGRVSLAVTGWSDICFPERDRWWDA; encoded by the coding sequence ATGTCAAGTAAGCACGTAACCAGTAATGTAGTTTCGGTCGATGAACAGGCATTCGAACAGTCGGACGGACGAGCGGTCGACGAGGACGGTTTCGAGGTTGTCGACGAGACGCCGGAGTTCCAGCCAACGGTGCAGATGGAGATTCAGGCGAAAGTCGATGCGAACCACCCAAACGGGATGGTCGACACCAGCGAGGAACGGATCTACGGTGTGACCCTCGAACAGGAAGAGCGCATCAGAGCGCGGGAAGCTGAATTGGAGCGCATTAGTGCCCGAGCGACGTTCGGGACGCAGGAAGGTCGTGAGATGCGGACGCGAGATGTCGTTGCACAACAGAGCGCAGCGCGGCGGGTGGAGTTCCAGCGGCGTGCGGCGAGCGTGAACCCAGTGTTCGACCCGGATTGTCCGGACCCTCGTGTCGAACTCAGTCGAGAGCAGTTGGCGGCGGTGAATACGCAAGCGATGCGGTTGAGCCAGAAATTGAATGGCTGGTCGCAGGCGGCGGTCAGTCGGCGATTGGCCGAAGTGGTACTCGATGGAAAGGACATGATGAGTGCGGTCGTCAGCGTGTTCGAGGAGTTGCAGACGGCACCTGGGCAAGTGGTTCCTATCGGGAGACTCGAAGACGTAAATCGGCGAGAGGTGAGTATCGAGGGTCGGGTCGAGACGTTGTGGACTCCCTCGCATTCAGCTATTAGCCAAGTTGGGCTCATCGCGGACGACAGTGGCCGGACTCGTGTGACGATCTGGGAGAAATCGGATGCACCGTGGATCGAAGAAGGCGAGAAGGTGCGCATTCACGGAGCAGCTCGGAATTGGTACGAGGGACGTGTCTCACTGGCTGTCACCGGATGGTCGGACATCTGTTTCCCTGAGCGCGACCGGTGGTGGGACGCGTAG
- a CDS encoding RNA-guided endonuclease InsQ/TnpB family protein, with protein MEVKRTIPVKLDVPDERRDDLHQTIDQFNHACNYTVEHGRNNDGYLILNKSKIHDKVYYDLRDETDLPANLCVRAYSKAVESMKSTVAEWKKGNSRPLPRFGESSAVYDKRTLTIKDRSATLSTINGRVAVEYVLGDYQRSYLDDDDYEKRMGTLHYREDDDSFYLHIVLLKEVEERGGDRVMGVDLNLKNVAVTSTGRFFDGGELLWGQNHYFRVRRSLQDKGTRSAKQALARLSGRENRFVLDRLHTISRRLVEEARTHDCSYIAVENLTHIRERMWNGNDQTRRQMHQWAFRELQEILAYKASEYGIRVEQISPAFTSQTCSRCGHQSSTNRDSETGWFECNECGQEYDGDYNASKNIGLKLVTLPEGKRPSGLGDGHLALKNGTLNPNGDYTAYDRASSEGESHVQAHDFSRG; from the coding sequence ATGGAGGTCAAACGAACCATTCCCGTCAAACTCGACGTACCCGACGAGCGACGGGATGACCTCCATCAGACCATCGACCAGTTCAACCACGCCTGCAACTATACCGTCGAACACGGTCGCAACAACGACGGCTATCTCATTCTGAACAAGTCGAAGATACACGACAAAGTGTACTACGACCTTCGGGACGAGACAGACCTACCCGCGAACTTGTGCGTTCGGGCGTACTCCAAAGCAGTGGAGTCGATGAAGTCCACCGTTGCCGAGTGGAAAAAAGGCAATAGCCGACCACTCCCCCGATTCGGAGAATCTTCTGCGGTGTACGACAAACGCACGCTGACCATCAAGGATAGGTCAGCCACGCTTTCGACCATTAACGGACGGGTCGCTGTCGAATACGTCCTCGGGGACTACCAACGGTCGTACCTCGATGACGACGACTACGAAAAGCGGATGGGCACACTCCACTACCGCGAAGACGACGACTCGTTCTACCTCCACATCGTCCTCCTAAAAGAGGTTGAGGAACGTGGTGGCGACCGCGTGATGGGTGTGGATTTGAACTTGAAGAACGTCGCTGTGACCAGCACGGGACGCTTCTTCGATGGTGGCGAGCTACTGTGGGGACAGAACCATTACTTTCGAGTCCGCCGTAGCCTCCAAGACAAAGGCACTCGTTCCGCGAAGCAAGCACTCGCGCGACTGTCGGGACGAGAAAACCGCTTCGTCTTGGACCGCTTGCACACTATTTCTCGGCGTCTCGTTGAAGAAGCCCGTACCCACGATTGTTCGTACATCGCCGTCGAAAATCTGACGCACATCCGCGAACGGATGTGGAACGGAAACGACCAGACTCGTCGCCAAATGCATCAGTGGGCCTTCCGTGAACTACAGGAAATCCTCGCGTACAAGGCCAGCGAATACGGGATTCGTGTCGAACAGATATCGCCCGCGTTTACCTCGCAGACGTGTTCTCGGTGTGGACACCAGTCTAGCACGAACCGCGATAGCGAGACAGGGTGGTTTGAGTGCAACGAGTGTGGGCAGGAATACGACGGCGACTATAACGCTTCAAAGAACATCGGTCTGAAGTTAGTAACTTTACCCGAGGGCAAACGTCCCTCGGGGTTGGGCGACGGTCATCTCGCCCTGAAGAACGGGACGCTGAATCCGAATGGCGATTACACCGCCTACGACCGTGCGTCGTCAGAGGGGGAGTCCCATGTTCAAGCCCACGACTTTAGTCGTGGGTAG
- a CDS encoding ATP-binding protein, whose protein sequence is MTFFNRVKELDALTSAFESPNSDFVVVYGRRRVGKTELLKEFCIDRPHIYFLAAQEAENRQREKFVEQVASYFDERVPRIDGWDDAFGYLAEKLHTEDLVVVIDEFPYLVAENDSIPSYLQGFVDEHLQETDSMLVLCGSSVSTMESEVLGHESPLYGRRTAQFDVQPFSFKQAREVIDYDAVDAVRSYAITGGTPMYLTLFDYGQSLRENVRSQVLSPTAVLYNEPEFLLRTELRSPARYMSILEAIALGHTTPNEVSGTTGINSGPLSKYLQTLRRLRLIKREVPVTASGKKSKRSRYGVADEFLRFWFRYIEPNRSSIEEAPAVVYNGTIAPDLPTHVATTFESICQEAVWEATRRGEFEPYSKVGRWWYKEDEIDIVGLAPNEDRILLAECKWTSEPVGDALVGSLREKAESVRWGSSNREERFALFSKSGFVEGLEDGLPETWSLFTLEDIDTIFSPK, encoded by the coding sequence ATGACCTTCTTCAACCGGGTTAAGGAACTCGACGCACTCACGTCAGCATTCGAGTCTCCAAACTCTGATTTTGTCGTTGTCTACGGACGACGTCGCGTCGGCAAGACAGAGTTACTCAAGGAATTCTGTATCGACCGGCCACACATCTACTTTCTTGCCGCACAGGAAGCTGAAAATCGGCAACGTGAAAAGTTCGTCGAGCAAGTCGCGAGCTACTTCGACGAACGCGTTCCACGAATCGACGGCTGGGATGACGCCTTCGGGTACCTCGCAGAAAAACTCCACACCGAAGACCTGGTGGTCGTCATCGACGAATTCCCGTATCTCGTTGCAGAGAATGATTCGATTCCATCGTACCTCCAAGGATTTGTCGACGAGCACCTCCAAGAGACAGACTCGATGCTAGTCCTCTGTGGCTCCAGCGTGAGCACGATGGAGTCAGAAGTTCTCGGCCACGAAAGTCCGTTATACGGCCGCCGTACCGCACAATTTGATGTACAGCCCTTCTCATTCAAACAGGCACGGGAGGTCATCGATTACGATGCCGTGGATGCAGTTCGTTCATACGCGATTACCGGTGGGACACCGATGTACCTCACACTCTTTGACTACGGACAGTCACTCCGAGAAAACGTCCGGTCACAGGTATTATCGCCGACAGCTGTGTTGTACAACGAACCAGAGTTCCTGCTTCGAACAGAGCTTCGCAGTCCTGCCCGGTATATGAGTATCCTCGAAGCAATCGCACTCGGACATACAACGCCAAACGAGGTTTCAGGAACGACCGGCATAAACTCAGGCCCGCTCTCGAAATACTTGCAGACGCTTCGTCGACTGCGACTCATCAAGCGGGAAGTCCCCGTAACTGCGTCGGGTAAGAAGTCAAAGCGATCACGATACGGGGTTGCAGACGAGTTCCTCCGATTCTGGTTTCGATACATTGAGCCGAATCGCTCGAGTATCGAAGAAGCGCCTGCTGTTGTCTATAACGGAACGATTGCACCAGACCTTCCAACTCACGTCGCAACTACCTTCGAGAGTATCTGTCAGGAAGCCGTCTGGGAAGCGACTCGACGTGGTGAGTTCGAACCGTATTCGAAGGTTGGGCGGTGGTGGTACAAAGAAGACGAAATCGATATTGTGGGACTCGCGCCGAACGAGGACCGGATACTGCTTGCTGAATGTAAATGGACGTCAGAACCTGTCGGAGACGCGCTTGTTGGGAGCTTACGCGAGAAAGCAGAGAGCGTCCGCTGGGGATCAAGCAATCGGGAAGAACGATTCGCGCTGTTTTCGAAGAGTGGCTTCGTTGAGGGTCTCGAAGATGGTCTTCCCGAAACGTGGTCGCTGTTCACGCTCGAAGATATCGACACCATCTTTTCTCCCAAATAG
- a CDS encoding type IV secretory system conjugative DNA transfer family protein has protein sequence MATDDNSTKNADTETDDQSSKYIEITPSDDTVDPDNVARHWKRLHNLEYSVDGSWLTTLFNDTHKPTLEWLLVSDGGSDPSVTYYVGLTTETQATETTDSLLTQLERILRGLFPETYEFERTQFAEHPLDKATEPEACAAVEFCGDVDRYDDWQTQLTPLADFSDDDTARVPLAAVVETMANQPLPIIYQALVYPYRDWRGDASYRKHQLKNGEDTATQRAVATLFGPTTTETSPEKTQIPDSAKPRLEEIDARDARHTFVVNARAVAIDPATVADENSSKPSSPTPKTVAQGLSTTLSDVGHTNYEITGVVRTLDSKRSVREILDDIRTQTLHQPDYDTLKTRLPWTPTRSKAIIADPQELGNFTVLDGSALTTAAKRAIDPTLGERTAQPRPPASELTHYHGEGLTLGQPLTQDGTPDDDALVLPPSLQPLHVAWFGKTGSGKSTSLINAILSNHEATDGADILIDPKGDGMPVEYLRAHYAEYGTLENVYYFDCAKVLPALPFFDIRDQLDAGIDRTTAVEDVVDHYIEILQGIMGRDRFEQAVRSPDIIRYLVKALFDPVHGSDAFSHREFQHVTGRMHQTRDAPPVSDPDLQGMLAGVASNSQRSFDELMQGVANRIEKIPIDDRLGRLFNHVPEANTDPELDFRELIDEDAVILIDTGGLRPESRRAITLVLLSKLWSALQRRTRESDSKEHPLVNLYLEEASQVAATGLMTDLLAQSRSFGLSVTLSMQFPAQLRERSREAYAELLNNVSTIVTGNVAVDRDLARRLATADMDAKDVGNRLRALRRGQWLVSLPAPFDESEPRPFLVGSAPLPPGHPDGDNPLGYAGQTAFNAAFDVVRDRTRLNYGLELSAPEGRSSTSLTTGEYDGSTPPLDTAFPLTNRLPDAITYDIGSNALVCENCETRYDPTRRGILRGIRCCHSLAEIDRDDIPVCSVNLKLSTAERRQSEYTDRQLAFLQVVYNAHQQRYDTEWEYDITRDSMVRLIEYVGIERDAVDELIDNGLLNEDCTHPYKLYTVTPEGRAEIQVGHREGIAHGDGRGDLSESSLHVAMVEVGRQYLEQEFVENPESEAVEVVTYYSDDDDDHRLDAVCLDEDGVVVVTLEAERINHDRRRAIPEDFDKMAAFDPEAAIWIVRTRDDAHDVVEMLNDPPEGEPRVEKTYSRNSPPQRFSIDQPGLTEIGTMGYVRDTLLQ, from the coding sequence ATGGCCACCGACGATAATTCTACTAAAAATGCTGACACAGAAACCGACGACCAATCGTCCAAATACATCGAAATCACACCGAGTGACGACACAGTCGACCCAGACAACGTCGCAAGACATTGGAAACGTCTCCACAATCTCGAATACAGCGTCGACGGTAGCTGGCTCACCACGCTCTTCAACGACACCCACAAACCCACGCTTGAATGGTTGCTCGTCAGTGATGGCGGAAGTGACCCGAGTGTCACCTACTACGTCGGCCTCACCACAGAAACGCAAGCAACCGAAACCACAGACTCGCTTCTTACGCAACTCGAACGGATTCTCCGTGGACTGTTCCCGGAGACATACGAGTTCGAGCGCACACAATTCGCCGAACATCCACTCGACAAAGCCACCGAACCAGAAGCCTGTGCGGCAGTCGAGTTCTGTGGCGACGTCGACCGTTACGACGACTGGCAGACACAACTGACGCCACTTGCAGACTTCTCCGACGACGACACCGCCCGCGTCCCGCTCGCTGCAGTCGTCGAAACGATGGCCAACCAACCGCTTCCTATCATTTACCAAGCGCTCGTCTATCCATATCGCGACTGGCGCGGTGACGCCAGCTATCGGAAACATCAACTCAAGAACGGCGAGGACACGGCCACACAACGCGCTGTTGCAACGCTGTTTGGGCCGACGACAACAGAGACCTCGCCAGAGAAGACTCAGATACCGGATAGCGCGAAGCCTCGCCTCGAAGAAATCGACGCCCGAGACGCTCGCCATACGTTCGTCGTGAACGCCCGTGCCGTCGCCATTGACCCCGCCACCGTCGCGGATGAAAACTCCTCGAAACCCAGTTCACCAACCCCCAAAACCGTTGCTCAGGGGCTCAGCACGACACTAAGTGACGTTGGCCACACGAACTATGAGATCACCGGCGTGGTTCGAACACTCGACTCCAAACGCAGCGTACGAGAGATACTCGACGACATCCGAACCCAAACACTCCATCAGCCTGATTACGACACTCTCAAAACGCGACTTCCCTGGACACCGACGCGCTCGAAAGCCATCATCGCTGACCCCCAGGAACTCGGCAACTTCACCGTCCTCGATGGCTCGGCGCTCACTACTGCAGCAAAACGCGCCATTGACCCAACACTCGGCGAACGGACGGCACAACCGCGACCTCCAGCAAGCGAACTCACGCACTACCACGGAGAGGGTCTCACGCTCGGCCAGCCACTCACCCAGGACGGCACACCTGACGACGACGCACTCGTCCTACCGCCGTCGCTCCAACCACTGCACGTTGCGTGGTTCGGGAAAACTGGCTCAGGCAAATCGACCTCACTCATCAACGCAATACTCTCGAACCACGAGGCCACAGACGGCGCAGACATCCTCATCGACCCGAAAGGTGACGGGATGCCCGTTGAGTACCTCAGAGCGCACTACGCCGAGTACGGCACCCTCGAAAACGTCTACTACTTCGATTGTGCGAAGGTCCTCCCCGCACTCCCGTTTTTCGATATTCGCGACCAACTTGACGCAGGTATCGACCGTACGACTGCCGTCGAAGACGTTGTCGACCACTACATCGAAATTCTGCAGGGTATCATGGGCAGAGACCGGTTCGAGCAGGCCGTCCGCTCACCAGACATAATTCGGTATCTCGTCAAGGCTCTGTTTGACCCGGTGCATGGCTCGGACGCCTTCAGCCATCGTGAGTTCCAGCACGTCACCGGTCGAATGCACCAGACACGCGATGCCCCACCAGTGAGCGACCCGGACCTCCAGGGAATGCTCGCCGGTGTTGCATCCAACAGCCAACGGTCGTTCGACGAGTTGATGCAGGGTGTCGCAAACCGGATCGAGAAGATTCCAATCGATGACCGTCTTGGTCGTTTGTTCAACCACGTCCCTGAGGCCAACACCGACCCCGAACTCGATTTTCGAGAGCTAATCGACGAGGACGCAGTCATTCTCATCGACACAGGCGGGCTCAGACCGGAGAGTCGCCGCGCGATCACGCTCGTCCTCCTCTCGAAACTCTGGAGCGCACTTCAGCGCCGCACCCGTGAATCAGACTCGAAAGAGCATCCACTCGTCAATCTCTACCTGGAAGAAGCATCCCAAGTCGCTGCTACAGGACTGATGACTGACCTACTCGCTCAATCGCGGTCGTTCGGTCTCTCAGTCACGCTCTCGATGCAGTTTCCCGCCCAACTCCGTGAGCGGTCACGCGAAGCCTACGCGGAACTGTTGAACAACGTCTCGACGATCGTCACAGGGAACGTCGCCGTCGACCGCGACCTCGCCCGGCGACTTGCGACCGCGGACATGGACGCAAAGGACGTGGGCAATCGCCTCCGAGCACTCCGTCGGGGCCAGTGGCTCGTCAGTCTCCCAGCGCCGTTCGACGAATCCGAACCACGGCCGTTCCTCGTCGGCTCTGCACCACTCCCACCAGGACACCCGGACGGAGACAACCCGCTCGGATACGCAGGGCAGACAGCGTTCAATGCGGCCTTCGATGTTGTGCGTGACCGAACGCGCCTCAACTATGGACTCGAACTCTCCGCACCCGAAGGACGCTCCAGTACGAGTCTCACTACTGGCGAGTATGATGGTTCGACGCCACCACTGGACACGGCGTTCCCACTCACGAATCGCCTTCCTGACGCGATTACGTACGATATCGGCTCGAATGCACTCGTCTGTGAGAACTGTGAGACGAGATACGACCCGACTCGACGAGGTATCCTTCGTGGGATTCGCTGCTGTCACTCACTCGCCGAGATCGACCGCGACGATATCCCGGTCTGCAGTGTGAACCTCAAACTCTCGACTGCAGAACGCCGACAGAGCGAGTACACAGATCGCCAACTCGCGTTCCTCCAAGTCGTCTACAATGCCCACCAACAGCGCTACGACACCGAGTGGGAGTACGACATCACTCGCGACAGCATGGTCAGACTCATCGAGTACGTCGGTATCGAACGCGACGCCGTCGACGAACTCATCGACAATGGCCTGCTCAACGAGGACTGCACCCACCCGTACAAGCTCTACACGGTCACACCCGAAGGCAGAGCAGAAATCCAGGTGGGTCACCGCGAAGGAATTGCTCACGGCGATGGCCGAGGCGACCTCAGCGAGTCAAGTCTCCACGTCGCGATGGTTGAGGTGGGACGACAGTATCTCGAACAGGAGTTCGTCGAGAATCCGGAGTCGGAGGCAGTCGAGGTCGTCACCTACTACAGCGACGATGATGATGACCACCGTCTCGATGCCGTCTGTCTCGATGAGGATGGAGTGGTCGTCGTCACGCTCGAAGCCGAGCGCATCAACCACGACCGACGCCGCGCTATCCCCGAAGATTTCGACAAGATGGCTGCGTTCGACCCCGAAGCAGCAATCTGGATCGTTCGGACGCGAGACGATGCTCACGACGTCGTCGAGATGCTCAATGACCCGCCTGAGGGCGAACCACGAGTCGAGAAAACATATAGTCGGAACTCACCACCACAGCGATTCAGTATTGACCAACCAGGACTGACCGAGATTGGGACGATGGGGTACGTTCGGGATACACTCCTTCAGTAG
- a CDS encoding class I SAM-dependent methyltransferase, with translation MREFIEDNRKHWEELADLHPETDYYEVEEFLNGESTLDPIELEELGPVEGKSLLHLQCHFGLDTLSWARRGADVTGVDISTRAVEAARELADKTGLGNQARFVQSDVYEIADGSPIETEEFDIVYTSFGVLFWLPDLAEWADVVAQFVRKGGTFYLAEHHPFTNTLSEDSTGENLQARYPYFRERISYDATETGSYAGIEPEELEHGPTHGWSHSLGEIVSALCESGLQLEFLHEYPWSTFEAVDAMERRENGRYVLPELEHDLPFVFSLRASR, from the coding sequence ATGAGAGAGTTTATCGAAGACAACCGCAAACATTGGGAGGAGCTCGCTGATCTCCATCCGGAGACTGACTACTACGAAGTCGAGGAGTTCCTCAACGGGGAATCTACGCTTGATCCGATCGAATTAGAAGAACTTGGGCCAGTCGAGGGCAAATCGCTGCTTCACTTGCAGTGTCACTTCGGCCTCGATACGTTATCCTGGGCGCGTCGCGGAGCGGACGTGACTGGAGTGGATATCTCGACCAGAGCCGTCGAAGCAGCACGTGAGTTAGCGGACAAGACTGGGCTGGGAAACCAGGCCCGCTTCGTTCAGTCAGACGTGTATGAGATTGCCGATGGCTCGCCGATTGAAACCGAAGAATTCGATATCGTGTACACGTCGTTTGGGGTGCTGTTCTGGCTTCCCGATCTCGCGGAGTGGGCTGATGTTGTGGCACAGTTCGTTCGCAAAGGGGGTACGTTCTATCTCGCTGAACACCATCCGTTCACCAATACGCTCAGCGAGGATTCGACAGGGGAGAACCTGCAAGCCCGCTATCCGTATTTCCGTGAGCGGATTAGTTACGACGCGACCGAGACAGGGAGCTACGCTGGCATTGAACCAGAAGAACTCGAACACGGACCGACTCACGGGTGGTCTCACTCACTTGGAGAAATCGTCTCGGCCTTGTGCGAGTCAGGGCTCCAGCTCGAATTTCTCCACGAGTACCCCTGGTCGACGTTCGAGGCTGTAGATGCGATGGAACGACGAGAAAACGGTCGTTATGTTCTCCCCGAACTCGAACACGACCTTCCGTTCGTATTTTCTCTTCGAGCCTCACGCTGA